One region of Streptomyces subrutilus genomic DNA includes:
- a CDS encoding LysR family transcriptional regulator has protein sequence MNRYEEDASVTHLLAPRLAYFAAVARHEHVTRAAHELGVPQSTLSRAMVRLEQDLGVTLFARKGRTVALTTAGRTFLASAEQALDGIARAAESVQQDADPSFGKVAFGFLHTLGPETVPGLIRAFRADHPRVRFSLVQNYGEAMLERLRAGELDLCLTSPLPDAPDLVARRLDEQRLRLVVPDDHRLAGRKRIRLAEAAEEAFVTLEPGYGLRRITDDLCAEAGFAPRVAFEGEEAETLRGLVAAGLGVALLPPPAVARPGVVELTVTAPRAVREIGLAWLDGHPDTPPVAEFKRFLLSRRGRLIPELGPPA, from the coding sequence ATGAACCGTTACGAAGAAGACGCGTCCGTGACACATCTGCTGGCCCCCCGGCTCGCGTACTTCGCGGCCGTCGCACGGCACGAGCACGTCACCCGCGCCGCCCACGAACTGGGCGTCCCCCAGTCGACGTTGTCGCGGGCCATGGTCCGCCTCGAACAGGACCTGGGCGTCACGCTGTTCGCCCGCAAGGGCCGAACCGTCGCCCTGACCACGGCCGGCCGCACCTTCCTGGCCTCCGCCGAACAGGCCCTGGACGGGATCGCCCGCGCCGCCGAATCCGTCCAGCAGGACGCCGACCCGTCCTTCGGCAAGGTCGCCTTCGGCTTCCTGCACACCCTGGGCCCCGAGACCGTACCCGGCCTCATCCGCGCCTTCCGCGCCGACCACCCGCGCGTGCGCTTCTCCCTGGTCCAGAACTACGGCGAAGCCATGCTGGAGCGGCTGCGCGCCGGCGAGCTCGACCTCTGCCTCACCTCGCCGCTGCCCGACGCCCCCGACCTCGTCGCCCGCCGGCTCGACGAACAGCGGCTGCGCCTGGTCGTCCCCGACGACCACCGCCTCGCGGGCCGCAAGCGCATCCGCCTCGCCGAGGCCGCCGAGGAAGCCTTCGTCACCCTGGAACCCGGCTACGGCCTGCGCCGCATCACCGACGACCTGTGCGCGGAGGCGGGGTTCGCTCCCCGGGTGGCCTTCGAGGGAGAGGAGGCCGAGACCCTGCGCGGCCTGGTCGCCGCCGGTCTGGGCGTGGCCCTGCTGCCGCCGCCGGCCGTGGCCCGCCCGGGGGTCGTCGAACTGACGGTCACCGCCCCGCGCGCCGTCCGCGAGATCGGCCTCGCCTGGCTGGACGGCCACCCCGACACCCCGCCGGTGGCGGAGTTCAAACGCTTCCTGCTGTCCCGCCGGGGCCGCCTGATCCCGGAACTCGGGCCGCCCGCCTAG
- a CDS encoding MFS transporter: MPPVHTGAPVIPGASTPSSALPEPHSPGRPGYRRMSLALFAAGLATFALLYSTQALLPAISDGFGVTAGHASWTVSAATGALALFVLPLSALSERFGRTRMMTWSMVVAVGVGLLVPFAPNLEWLVALRAVQGAAIAGIPASAMAYLAEEVEPRALVGAIGLFVAGNSVGGMSGRLVTGWGAQFGGWRAGLLTVGLMALVCAAAFLVLLPRARFFRPASPNPRAVGRTVAGHLRDPLLLRLYGIGALFMTVFGAVYTVIGYRLVDEPFSLGQGVVGSVFLIYLVGTVSSAAAGQLVARTGRRGALYLAVATTALGLLLSLSGSLAAILLGLVLITAGFFAGHAVASAAASRTARTGRAQASALYQSAYYLGSSAGGTLGALAYHSAGWAATVGIALLAVLGVVSITLYGSHAARAERRVPASAATVR; encoded by the coding sequence ATGCCTCCCGTTCATACCGGGGCACCTGTCATCCCAGGTGCCTCCACCCCGTCGTCTGCGCTGCCCGAACCGCACTCCCCCGGCCGCCCCGGCTACCGCCGGATGAGCCTCGCGCTCTTCGCCGCCGGACTCGCCACCTTCGCCCTCCTCTACTCCACCCAGGCGCTGCTGCCCGCGATCTCCGACGGGTTCGGGGTGACGGCGGGCCACGCCAGCTGGACGGTGTCCGCGGCCACCGGGGCGCTCGCCCTGTTCGTCCTGCCGCTGAGCGCGCTGTCCGAGCGGTTCGGGCGCACCCGGATGATGACCTGGTCGATGGTCGTGGCCGTGGGCGTCGGCCTGCTGGTGCCCTTCGCGCCGAACCTCGAGTGGCTGGTGGCCCTGCGGGCCGTGCAGGGCGCGGCGATCGCCGGGATCCCGGCCTCCGCGATGGCGTACCTGGCGGAGGAGGTCGAGCCGAGGGCCCTGGTCGGTGCGATCGGGCTGTTCGTGGCGGGCAACTCCGTCGGCGGGATGAGCGGCCGCCTCGTCACCGGCTGGGGAGCGCAGTTCGGCGGCTGGCGGGCGGGTCTGCTGACCGTCGGGCTGATGGCGCTGGTCTGCGCGGCGGCCTTCCTGGTGCTGCTGCCCCGGGCGCGGTTCTTCCGGCCGGCTTCGCCGAACCCGCGGGCGGTGGGCCGTACCGTCGCCGGTCACCTGCGCGATCCGCTGCTGCTGCGGCTGTACGGGATCGGCGCGCTGTTCATGACCGTCTTCGGCGCCGTGTACACCGTCATCGGCTACCGGCTGGTGGACGAGCCGTTCTCGCTCGGGCAGGGCGTGGTCGGGTCGGTCTTCCTGATCTACCTGGTGGGCACGGTCTCCTCGGCGGCGGCCGGGCAGCTGGTGGCCCGCACGGGGCGGCGCGGCGCGCTGTACCTGGCCGTGGCCACCACCGCGCTCGGGCTGCTGCTGTCGCTGTCCGGGTCCCTGGCGGCGATCCTGCTCGGGCTGGTCCTGATCACGGCCGGCTTCTTCGCGGGGCACGCGGTGGCCTCGGCCGCGGCGAGCCGGACGGCGCGCACGGGCCGTGCGCAGGCCTCGGCGCTCTACCAGTCGGCGTACTACCTGGGCTCCAGCGCGGGCGGCACCTTGGGCGCCCTCGCCTACCACTCGGCGGGATGGGCGGCGACGGTGGGCATCGCGCTGCTGGCCGTGCTCGGCGTCGTCTCGATCACTCTGTACGGGTCCCACGCGGCCCGCGCGGAGCGGCGCGTGCCGGCTTCGGCCGCGACCGTGCGCTGA
- a CDS encoding cupin domain-containing protein has translation MAEMVSRSFDQADETRPFVDGKGRLDLLETGGAAVGRATFEPGWKWSDHVKPLAGTDSCRADHTGYVVSGRMKVVMDDGESAEFGPGDYMRVPPGHNAWVVGDEACVTLDWTGFADYAKPSG, from the coding sequence ATGGCCGAAATGGTGTCCAGAAGCTTCGACCAGGCCGACGAGACCCGGCCGTTCGTCGACGGCAAGGGCAGGTTGGACCTGCTGGAGACGGGCGGCGCCGCCGTCGGGCGCGCCACCTTCGAGCCCGGCTGGAAGTGGTCGGACCACGTCAAGCCGCTGGCCGGGACGGACAGCTGCCGGGCCGACCACACCGGGTACGTGGTGAGCGGCCGGATGAAGGTCGTCATGGACGACGGGGAGAGCGCCGAGTTCGGCCCCGGCGACTACATGCGGGTGCCGCCCGGGCACAACGCCTGGGTCGTGGGCGACGAGGCCTGCGTCACGCTGGACTGGACCGGCTTCGCCGACTACGCGAAGCCCTCGGGCTGA
- a CDS encoding ATP-grasp domain-containing protein: MAVLLSPRPAVVAAARRAGARTVVVAPDPSVPSDREGAERRVRTDWRDHRHLVGAVGRMEAVRRGRAAVFGFDAAGALAAARANEELGLPGTPTAAVTALMDKAALRARSNTLHPGRPVSFARCGRAETLPFVATLIGYPCVIKPRSGADGEGVRLVHDEAEARAAALGYPEVTDLLVEEYLEGPELAVEALSRGGRHRVLGWSRRRTGPGPRLAATGHDLPVALDPSTAEAVRALVRGVLDLAGHHDGPSHTEVVLTAHGPRLVEAHARPGGEEFGRLLRIAHGTDVPALALAAGLGLPEPVRTPRAAYAGLRYVDFPPGRGPAGVRPGIAAARAVPGVVRVQLEIPPGATVRRAPTGGLHHAYVLATAPTAGALARVLDRASGLLRPADADRRIRQPEGFA; this comes from the coding sequence GTGGCCGTCCTGCTGAGCCCGCGACCCGCCGTGGTGGCGGCCGCCCGCCGTGCGGGCGCCCGCACCGTGGTGGTCGCGCCGGATCCATCGGTGCCATCCGACCGTGAGGGGGCGGAGCGGCGGGTACGGACGGACTGGCGCGACCACCGCCACCTGGTCGGGGCCGTCGGCCGGATGGAGGCGGTACGCCGCGGCCGCGCCGCCGTCTTCGGCTTCGACGCCGCCGGAGCCCTCGCCGCCGCCCGCGCCAACGAGGAGCTGGGCCTGCCGGGCACCCCCACCGCCGCCGTCACCGCCCTCATGGACAAGGCCGCCCTGCGCGCCCGCTCCAACACCCTGCACCCCGGCCGGCCCGTCTCCTTCGCCCGCTGCGGACGCGCCGAGACGCTCCCGTTCGTCGCCACCCTCATCGGCTACCCCTGCGTCATCAAGCCCCGGTCGGGCGCCGACGGCGAAGGGGTCCGGCTGGTCCACGACGAGGCCGAGGCGCGGGCCGCCGCCCTCGGCTACCCGGAGGTCACCGACCTCCTCGTCGAGGAGTACCTCGAGGGGCCGGAGCTCGCGGTCGAAGCCCTCTCCCGCGGCGGCCGTCACCGCGTCCTGGGCTGGTCCCGCCGCCGCACCGGCCCCGGCCCCCGCCTCGCCGCCACCGGCCACGACCTGCCGGTCGCCCTGGATCCCTCGACCGCGGAGGCCGTACGGGCGCTCGTACGGGGCGTCCTCGACCTCGCCGGACACCACGACGGCCCCTCCCACACCGAGGTCGTCCTCACCGCGCACGGCCCCCGCCTCGTCGAGGCCCACGCCCGCCCCGGCGGCGAGGAGTTCGGCCGGCTGCTGCGGATCGCCCACGGCACCGACGTGCCGGCCCTCGCGCTCGCCGCCGGCCTGGGCCTCCCCGAGCCCGTGCGCACCCCGCGCGCCGCGTACGCGGGGCTGAGGTACGTGGACTTCCCGCCCGGCCGCGGGCCCGCCGGCGTACGGCCCGGCATCGCCGCGGCGCGTGCGGTGCCGGGAGTGGTCCGCGTGCAGTTGGAGATCCCGCCGGGGGCCACGGTCCGCCGCGCCCCGACGGGCGGTCTGCACCACGCGTACGTCCTGGCCACCGCCCCGACGGCGGGGGCGCTGGCCCGCGTCCTGGACCGCGCCTCGGGTCTGCTGCGGCCCGCGGACGCGGACCGGCGGATCCGTCAGCCCGAGGGCTTCGCGTAG
- a CDS encoding adenosine deaminase: MTSETSNLPTPDQIRRSPKVLLHDHLDGGLRPGTIIELARDAGYESLPETDADKLGVWFREAADSGSLPRYLETFAHTCAVMQTKEALFRVAAECAEDLAEDGVVYAEIRYAPEQHLEAGLTLEEVVEAVNDGFREGERRAKAAGHRIRVGALLTAMRHAARALEIAELANRYRDNGVVGFDIAGAEAGSPPTRHLDAFEYLKRENNHFTIHAGEAFGLPSIWQALQWCGADRLGHGVKIIDDIEVAEDGTVKLGRLASYVRDKRIPLEMCPTSNLQTAAAASYAEHPIGLLRKLHFRLTVNTDNRLMSGTSMSGEFEHLVDTFGYTLDDMQWFTVNAMKSAFIPFDERLAMINEVIKPGYAELKSEWLFQQTASTSGSVSA, translated from the coding sequence ATGACGAGCGAGACCTCCAACCTGCCGACCCCGGATCAGATCCGCCGCTCCCCGAAGGTGCTGCTGCACGATCACCTCGACGGTGGACTGCGACCCGGGACCATCATCGAGCTGGCCCGCGACGCCGGCTACGAGAGCCTGCCCGAGACCGACGCCGACAAGCTCGGCGTCTGGTTCCGGGAAGCCGCCGACTCCGGCTCCCTCCCGCGCTACCTGGAGACCTTCGCGCACACCTGCGCGGTCATGCAGACCAAGGAGGCCCTCTTCCGGGTCGCCGCCGAGTGCGCCGAGGACCTGGCCGAGGACGGCGTCGTGTACGCCGAGATCCGCTATGCCCCCGAGCAGCACCTGGAAGCCGGCCTGACCCTCGAAGAGGTCGTCGAGGCCGTGAACGACGGCTTCCGCGAGGGCGAGCGGCGGGCGAAGGCGGCCGGCCACCGCATCCGCGTCGGCGCCCTGCTGACCGCGATGCGCCATGCGGCCCGTGCGCTGGAGATCGCGGAGCTGGCCAACCGCTACCGCGACAACGGCGTGGTCGGCTTCGACATCGCCGGCGCCGAGGCCGGGTCCCCCCCCACCCGCCACCTCGACGCCTTCGAGTACCTCAAGCGCGAGAACAACCACTTCACGATCCACGCGGGCGAGGCCTTCGGCCTGCCGTCGATCTGGCAGGCCCTGCAGTGGTGCGGCGCCGACCGGCTCGGTCACGGCGTGAAGATCATCGACGACATCGAGGTCGCCGAGGACGGCACCGTGAAGCTGGGCCGCCTGGCCTCGTACGTCCGGGACAAGCGCATCCCCCTGGAGATGTGCCCGACCTCGAACCTCCAGACCGCCGCGGCCGCCTCGTACGCCGAGCATCCGATCGGCCTGCTGCGGAAGCTGCACTTCAGGCTCACGGTCAACACCGACAACCGTCTGATGAGCGGCACCAGCATGAGCGGCGAGTTCGAGCACCTCGTGGACACCTTCGGCTACACGCTGGACGACATGCAGTGGTTCACCGTCAATGCGATGAAGTCCGCGTTCATTCCTTTCGATGAACGACTGGCCATGATCAACGAGGTCATCAAGCCCGGTTATGCGGAGCTGAAGTCGGAGTGGCTTTTCCAGCAGACCGCTTCCACCAGCGGTTCCGTCTCGGCCTAG
- a CDS encoding VanZ family protein translates to MQRHEAGDSVGTAIQLRFRLLGGALLVAHLLVVGWLTLRPLDVPWAEAANLTPLEGIRADLARGPLEGARRIGEGLALLAPLGVLLPLVSGRLAPSALSAWSSLARTAAAGALVSVCILMLQTAVPGQVVDVDSVLLNTVGVLLAHAAVVPALRARLRRSHGVYQGPTPRISRVGLGPWTEVLSAVPREY, encoded by the coding sequence GTGCAGCGTCATGAGGCCGGCGACAGCGTCGGCACCGCCATTCAGCTCCGGTTCCGGCTCCTGGGCGGCGCCCTGCTGGTCGCCCATCTCCTGGTCGTCGGCTGGCTGACGCTGCGACCACTGGACGTGCCCTGGGCCGAGGCCGCGAACCTGACCCCGCTGGAGGGGATCAGGGCGGACCTCGCCCGCGGGCCGCTGGAAGGGGCCCGCCGGATCGGCGAGGGGCTGGCGCTGCTGGCCCCGCTGGGAGTGCTGCTGCCGCTCGTCAGCGGGCGGCTCGCGCCGTCGGCCCTGTCCGCGTGGTCCTCGCTGGCCCGGACCGCGGCCGCGGGCGCACTGGTCTCGGTGTGCATCCTGATGCTGCAGACCGCGGTGCCGGGGCAGGTGGTCGACGTGGACTCGGTCCTGCTGAACACCGTCGGCGTGCTGCTCGCGCACGCGGCCGTCGTACCGGCGCTGCGCGCCCGGCTGCGGCGCTCACATGGCGTTTATCAGGGGCCCACCCCGAGAATTTCCAGGGTCGGGCTCGGTCCGTGGACCGAGGTTCTTTCGGCGGTTCCCCGGGAGTATTGA
- a CDS encoding L,D-transpeptidase family protein codes for MRAAAVFGGAVALALPLVVAGGGPAGAASCNLGTGPYQRQVEQFLGRPADGRQSAADCRAIRSFQSSHGITPTQGYAGPLTWQAMNTMLAQRAAGRTPNKAGHCPVNRGRIACVDLTRQLSWIQDGATLKYGPVPVRTGKDGTETRTGLKKIYHRSVDHWSTVYHVSMPYAQFFDGGIAFHSTAKSMWNPPGSGGCVNMRSADAKAYWNLLGKGEDVYVYGRKPGT; via the coding sequence ATGCGCGCGGCTGCGGTGTTCGGCGGGGCGGTGGCGCTGGCGCTGCCGCTGGTGGTCGCGGGAGGCGGGCCGGCCGGGGCCGCGTCGTGCAACCTCGGCACGGGGCCGTACCAGCGGCAGGTGGAGCAGTTCCTGGGACGGCCGGCGGACGGGCGGCAGTCGGCGGCCGACTGCAGGGCGATCAGGTCGTTCCAGTCGAGCCACGGGATCACCCCGACGCAGGGGTACGCGGGGCCGCTGACCTGGCAGGCGATGAACACGATGCTGGCCCAGCGGGCGGCGGGCCGCACGCCGAACAAGGCGGGCCACTGCCCGGTGAACCGGGGGCGGATCGCCTGCGTCGACCTGACGCGCCAGCTCAGCTGGATCCAGGACGGCGCCACCCTGAAGTACGGTCCCGTCCCGGTCCGCACCGGCAAGGACGGCACGGAGACCCGGACCGGCCTGAAGAAGATCTACCACCGCAGCGTCGACCACTGGTCGACGGTCTACCACGTGTCGATGCCGTACGCGCAGTTCTTCGACGGCGGCATCGCCTTCCACTCGACCGCCAAGAGCATGTGGAACCCGCCCGGCTCGGGCGGCTGCGTGAACATGCGCTCCGCCGACGCCAAGGCGTACTGGAACCTGCTCGGCAAGGGCGAGGACGTCTACGTCTACGGGCGCAAACCCGGCACGTGA
- a CDS encoding PspC domain-containing protein — MSALVRPRDGRWIGGVCAGLARRFGFSARTMRVIFVVSCVLPGPQFLIYLALWLLLPNEKSASTAW; from the coding sequence ATGAGCGCCCTTGTCCGCCCCCGTGACGGTCGTTGGATCGGCGGCGTCTGCGCCGGACTGGCGCGGCGTTTCGGATTTTCCGCCCGTACGATGCGCGTCATATTCGTCGTCTCGTGCGTGCTGCCCGGCCCGCAGTTCCTGATCTACCTGGCGCTGTGGCTGCTCCTGCCGAACGAGAAGTCCGCCTCCACCGCTTGGTAG
- a CDS encoding dienelactone hydrolase has product MAQHAPPARGVRLGRAAGANGSGSTVSGVVLLLPGASRFSPGPLRPLGRALARAGGTEGLVAHTVILGGEASREEQAGWAADEAVRRYGDVPVCLAGYGAGGLAALRAGGHDAVNSVVSLAPRLEPGAPAGSPEPVEHLSGRQVLIVHGTNDARSDPEASFQLAARAKKANRSTCRFEVHSDGHGLREHQPEVVALAVDFVLGAVCSGRYSRPVADALAAPPPLGLRMPLASGFGRSLRR; this is encoded by the coding sequence ATGGCACAGCATGCGCCGCCGGCGCGCGGGGTCCGCCTGGGGCGGGCAGCCGGCGCGAACGGCTCGGGTTCGACGGTCAGCGGTGTGGTGCTCCTGCTTCCCGGGGCGTCCAGATTCTCCCCCGGTCCGCTGCGCCCGCTGGGGCGGGCGCTGGCCCGGGCGGGCGGTACGGAAGGGCTGGTCGCGCACACCGTCATCCTCGGCGGGGAAGCCTCCCGCGAGGAGCAGGCGGGGTGGGCGGCGGACGAGGCGGTACGGCGGTACGGGGACGTGCCCGTCTGCCTGGCCGGGTACGGTGCGGGCGGCCTGGCCGCGCTGCGGGCGGGGGGCCACGACGCCGTCAACTCGGTGGTCTCGCTCGCCCCTCGTCTGGAGCCGGGGGCCCCGGCCGGCTCGCCTGAACCGGTGGAGCACCTGTCGGGGCGGCAGGTGCTGATCGTGCACGGCACCAACGACGCGCGCAGCGACCCGGAGGCATCGTTTCAGCTGGCGGCGCGGGCCAAGAAGGCGAATCGGTCCACGTGCCGGTTCGAGGTCCACTCGGACGGGCACGGGCTGCGCGAGCACCAGCCGGAAGTCGTGGCGCTGGCCGTGGACTTCGTGCTCGGCGCGGTGTGCTCGGGGCGGTACTCGCGGCCGGTGGCCGACGCGCTGGCCGCTCCCCCTCCGCTGGGCCTGCGGATGCCGCTGGCCTCGGGGTTCGGGCGCTCGCTCCGGCGGTGA
- a CDS encoding helix-turn-helix domain-containing protein, translating into MPADEAEALSPAARRLYAYAVERHAFDAAEATEALGVRAAAAITELAAAHLLQRAPGGGPDRWSAVAPRAAAARALAPLAQLVRETHDEMDRLRGRLEALVPAYEAGTAHRDLSGSGRLELVTDLGAVRGLIAELVAACERELLTSQPGGGRPLETLEESIGRDESLLARGVRMRTLYQHTARYSRPTAAYVERVTALGAQVRTLGDGLMRMLVFDDHTGLMAVPDRSGAALVVREPNVVHFMRGAFERSWLGAEPFPTTVSPDAARSISDELRQTIVRLLSEGLEDKVIARRLGMSERTCQRHIAEIMRAVRAKSRFQAGYLLAPAPPGSPAGGAAD; encoded by the coding sequence ATGCCAGCCGATGAAGCCGAAGCACTGAGCCCCGCGGCCCGGCGCCTCTACGCGTACGCCGTCGAGCGGCACGCCTTCGACGCCGCCGAGGCCACCGAGGCGCTGGGCGTGCGCGCGGCCGCCGCGATCACGGAGCTGGCCGCCGCGCACCTGCTCCAGCGGGCGCCCGGCGGCGGGCCCGACCGGTGGAGCGCGGTCGCGCCCCGGGCGGCGGCGGCGCGCGCGCTGGCCCCGCTGGCCCAGCTCGTACGGGAGACCCACGACGAGATGGACCGGCTGCGGGGACGGTTGGAGGCGCTGGTGCCGGCGTATGAGGCGGGGACCGCGCACCGGGACCTGAGCGGTTCGGGCCGCCTGGAGCTGGTGACGGACCTCGGCGCGGTGCGGGGGCTGATCGCGGAGCTGGTCGCGGCGTGCGAGCGGGAGCTGCTGACCTCGCAGCCGGGCGGCGGGCGGCCGCTGGAGACGCTGGAGGAGTCGATCGGGCGGGACGAGTCGCTGCTGGCGCGCGGGGTCCGGATGCGGACGCTCTACCAGCACACCGCGCGGTACTCGCGCCCCACGGCGGCGTACGTCGAACGGGTGACGGCGCTGGGCGCGCAGGTACGGACGCTGGGCGACGGGCTGATGCGGATGCTGGTCTTCGACGACCACACGGGTCTGATGGCGGTGCCGGACCGCAGCGGGGCCGCGCTGGTGGTGCGCGAGCCGAACGTCGTGCACTTCATGCGGGGGGCCTTCGAGCGGTCCTGGCTGGGCGCGGAGCCGTTCCCCACGACGGTGAGCCCGGACGCGGCGCGGTCGATCTCGGACGAACTGCGGCAGACCATCGTGCGGCTGCTGTCGGAGGGCCTGGAGGACAAGGTGATCGCGCGCAGGCTTGGCATGTCGGAGCGGACCTGCCAGCGGCACATCGCTGAGATCATGCGGGCGGTCCGCGCCAAGTCCCGCTTCCAGGCGGGGTACTTGCTGGCCCCTGCGCCGCCGGGTTCCCCGGCGGGCGGCGCCGCGGACTAG
- a CDS encoding PH domain-containing protein has product MSSQQQPTDEPVYDDRVYRSSSAVVTGVLLLALAAWLCGDAVVRGSGNTPWISLALALCVVPLIVAFTIRPAVFANDDRMRVRNPFRVIELPWAAVDAVRAAYSAEVLAEGSKYQLWSVPVSLRERKKANRGRLSRGGGLTGRGLSAPEGAQPPAADGPQRAGADKVVDELRELAERGATRAGAQGSVRVQWSYEIIAPAVAGAVLLIVLLATG; this is encoded by the coding sequence ATGAGCAGCCAGCAGCAGCCCACCGACGAGCCCGTCTACGACGACCGGGTCTACCGCTCCTCCTCGGCCGTGGTCACCGGAGTGCTGCTGCTCGCGCTGGCCGCGTGGCTCTGCGGGGACGCGGTGGTGCGCGGCTCCGGGAACACCCCGTGGATCTCCCTCGCCCTGGCGCTGTGCGTGGTGCCGCTGATCGTGGCCTTCACGATCCGCCCCGCCGTCTTCGCCAATGACGACCGGATGCGGGTGCGCAACCCCTTCCGGGTCATCGAGCTGCCGTGGGCGGCCGTGGACGCGGTGCGCGCCGCGTACTCGGCGGAGGTGCTGGCCGAGGGCTCCAAGTACCAGCTGTGGTCGGTCCCCGTCTCGCTGCGGGAGCGGAAGAAGGCGAACCGGGGCCGGCTCAGCCGCGGCGGCGGGCTCACCGGCCGGGGGCTGTCCGCCCCCGAGGGCGCGCAGCCGCCCGCGGCGGACGGGCCGCAGCGGGCCGGAGCGGACAAGGTCGTGGACGAACTGCGGGAGCTGGCCGAGCGCGGGGCCACCCGGGCCGGGGCCCAGGGCAGCGTGCGCGTGCAGTGGTCGTACGAGATCATCGCGCCCGCCGTGGCCGGCGCCGTGCTGCTGATCGTGCTCCTCGCGACGGGCTGA
- the deoC gene encoding deoxyribose-phosphate aldolase, translating into MPTTLTAFADVTTSDSALRRFLHGLPGVDAVGLEARAASLGTRSIKTTAKAYAIDLAISMIDLTTLEGADTPGKVRALSAKAVNPDPTDRSTPMTAAVCVYPDMVATAKAALNGADVKVASVATAFPAGRAALPVKLADTRDAVAAGADEIDMVIDRGAFLAGRYLDTYELIKAVKEACVRPDGTAARLKVIFETGELSTYDNIRRASWIGMLAGADFIKTSTGKVGVNATPANTLLMLEAVRDFKAQTGIQIGVKPAGGIRTTKDAIKFLVLVNETAGEDWLSNHWFRFGASSLLNDLLMQRQKLSTGRYSGPDYVTVD; encoded by the coding sequence ATGCCCACCACCCTCACCGCATTCGCTGACGTGACGACGTCCGACAGTGCGCTGCGCCGCTTCCTGCACGGGCTGCCCGGCGTCGACGCAGTCGGACTGGAGGCCCGCGCGGCCTCCCTCGGCACCCGCTCGATCAAGACGACGGCCAAGGCGTACGCCATCGATCTGGCCATCTCGATGATCGACCTGACGACGCTCGAGGGTGCGGACACCCCGGGCAAGGTCCGGGCGCTCTCCGCCAAGGCCGTCAACCCCGACCCGACCGACCGCAGCACGCCCATGACCGCCGCGGTCTGCGTGTACCCCGACATGGTGGCCACCGCGAAGGCCGCCCTGAACGGCGCCGACGTCAAGGTGGCCTCCGTCGCGACCGCCTTCCCGGCCGGCCGCGCCGCGCTGCCCGTCAAGCTCGCCGACACCCGTGACGCCGTCGCCGCCGGCGCCGACGAGATCGACATGGTCATCGACCGTGGCGCCTTCCTCGCCGGCCGCTACCTCGACACGTACGAGCTGATCAAGGCCGTCAAGGAGGCCTGCGTCCGCCCCGACGGCACCGCGGCCCGCCTCAAGGTCATCTTCGAGACCGGCGAGCTGTCGACGTACGACAACATCCGCCGCGCCTCCTGGATCGGCATGCTCGCGGGCGCCGACTTCATCAAGACGTCGACGGGCAAGGTGGGCGTCAACGCCACCCCGGCCAACACGCTCCTCATGCTCGAAGCCGTCCGCGACTTCAAGGCGCAGACTGGAATCCAGATCGGCGTGAAGCCGGCCGGCGGCATCCGGACCACCAAGGACGCGATCAAGTTCCTGGTCCTGGTCAACGAGACCGCGGGCGAGGACTGGCTGAGCAACCACTGGTTCCGCTTCGGCGCCTCCAGCCTGCTGAACGACCTGCTGATGCAGCGCCAGAAGCTGAGCACCGGCCGTTACTCCGGTCCCGACTACGTGACGGTGGACTGA